In Allocoprobacillus halotolerans, a genomic segment contains:
- the glyA gene encoding serine hydroxymethyltransferase, with translation MKDRELFESVERELNRQRNNIELIASENFVSEEILELAGSVLTNKYAEGYPGKRYYGGCQFVDEVETLAINRLKELFGCEYANVQPHSGAQANTAVYLALLQHGDKVLGMSLADGGHLTHGHPLNYSGINYEFYSYGVSQDTETIDYEDFKNKVETIKPKLVVAGASAYSRVIDFEYMAKVAHDNGALFMVDMAHIAGLVAAGLHPSPVPYADVVTTTTHKTLRGPRGGVIMCKEELGKAIDRAVFPGMQGGPLMHIIAAKAACFYEALQPEFKDYAKQIVKNAKALEESLKEEGFRLVADGTDNHLILIDVKASCGISGKKAERLLDEIHITANKNAIPFDTEKPFKASGIRVGTPAMTTKGFNEDDFREVGKIIAYRLKNEETDEVKDVCIKRVQKLIEKVEMYKNISYI, from the coding sequence ATGAAAGATAGAGAATTATTTGAAAGTGTAGAAAGAGAATTAAATAGACAAAGAAATAACATTGAATTGATTGCTTCTGAAAACTTTGTTTCTGAAGAAATCTTAGAATTAGCTGGTAGTGTTTTAACAAATAAATATGCTGAAGGATATCCGGGTAAAAGATATTATGGAGGATGTCAATTTGTTGATGAAGTTGAAACACTTGCGATTAATCGTTTAAAAGAATTATTTGGATGTGAATATGCCAATGTTCAACCTCATAGTGGGGCACAAGCCAATACAGCAGTTTATTTGGCTTTATTACAACATGGTGATAAGGTTTTAGGAATGTCATTAGCTGATGGTGGACATTTAACACATGGGCATCCATTGAATTATTCAGGAATTAACTATGAATTCTATAGTTATGGTGTGAGTCAAGATACAGAAACAATTGATTATGAAGATTTTAAAAATAAAGTTGAAACAATCAAACCAAAATTAGTAGTTGCTGGAGCAAGTGCTTATTCAAGAGTGATTGATTTTGAATATATGGCAAAAGTAGCACATGATAATGGAGCGTTATTTATGGTGGATATGGCACATATTGCTGGTTTAGTGGCAGCTGGTTTACATCCTTCACCAGTTCCTTATGCTGATGTTGTGACAACGACAACACATAAAACATTAAGAGGACCTCGTGGTGGTGTTATTATGTGTAAAGAAGAATTAGGAAAAGCTATTGATAGAGCCGTTTTCCCAGGTATGCAAGGTGGTCCGTTAATGCATATTATTGCAGCAAAAGCAGCATGTTTCTATGAAGCTTTACAACCTGAATTTAAAGATTATGCAAAACAAATTGTTAAAAATGCTAAAGCTTTAGAAGAATCTTTAAAAGAAGAAGGATTTAGATTAGTTGCTGATGGAACAGATAATCATTTGATTTTAATTGATGTTAAAGCAAGTTGTGGAATTAGTGGTAAAAAAGCAGAAAGATTACTTGATGAAATTCATATTACAGCTAACAAAAATGCTATTCCTTTTGATACTGAAAAACCATTTAAAGCAAGTGGGATTCGTGTTGGAACACCTGCTATGACAACAAAAGGTTTCAATGAAGATGATTTTAGAGAAGTTGGTAAAATCATTGCTTATCGTTTAAAGAATGAAGAAACAGATGAAGTTAAAGATGTATGTATAAAACGTGTTCAAAAGCTTATTGAAAAAGTAGAGATGTATAAAAATATTTCATATATTTAA
- the atpA gene encoding F0F1 ATP synthase subunit alpha yields MDLRPDEISALIKEQIKHFADQIESKDVGTVMTVGDGVTLIHGLDNAMLGELLLFPGDVYGMVMNLEEDAVGAVLLGDEGTIKEGDEVKRTGRIIEVPVGDGLLGRVVNPLGQPIDGQGEVVYQQTRPIEKIAPGVMTRKSVDQPLQTGITCIDAIIPIGRGQRELIIGDRQTGKTAIAIDTILNQKGQNIYCIYVAIGQKNSTVAQIVEKLRQGGAMEYTTVVSAGASELAPVQYIAPYAGCAMAEQWLDEGKDVLIVYDDLSKHAVAYRTVSLLLKRPPGREAYPGDVFYLHSRLLERACRLNEEHGGGSITALPIIETQAGDISAYIPTNVISITDGQIFLQQDLFNSGIRPAIDTGLSVSRVGSSAQIKAMKQVSSSLKLELAQYSEMQAFAQFGSDLDAATKATLEHGQRVREVLKQAQYSPRNVAQQVITLFALKYGYTKQIAVDKINVFMDELYQTIESQYPEIIEQIQQQKSIDDELSLKMKEVMKAFVENFLKVNKEG; encoded by the coding sequence GTGGATTTAAGACCAGATGAGATTAGTGCTTTAATTAAAGAACAAATTAAGCATTTTGCAGATCAGATTGAATCAAAAGATGTTGGAACAGTTATGACTGTTGGTGATGGTGTTACTTTGATTCATGGGTTGGATAATGCAATGCTTGGAGAATTATTATTATTTCCTGGTGATGTTTATGGGATGGTCATGAATCTTGAAGAAGATGCTGTGGGTGCAGTGTTACTTGGTGATGAAGGAACAATCAAGGAAGGTGACGAAGTTAAACGTACTGGAAGAATTATTGAAGTTCCTGTTGGTGATGGGCTTTTAGGACGTGTTGTGAATCCTTTAGGACAACCAATAGATGGACAAGGTGAAGTTGTTTATCAACAAACACGTCCCATTGAAAAGATTGCACCAGGCGTTATGACAAGAAAATCTGTGGATCAACCACTTCAAACTGGGATTACATGTATTGATGCGATTATTCCCATTGGTAGAGGTCAGCGTGAGTTAATTATCGGAGACCGTCAAACTGGAAAAACAGCGATTGCGATTGATACAATTTTAAATCAAAAAGGACAAAATATTTATTGTATTTATGTTGCGATTGGACAAAAGAATTCAACTGTTGCACAAATTGTTGAAAAATTAAGACAAGGTGGCGCAATGGAATATACAACGGTTGTATCAGCTGGAGCCAGTGAATTAGCACCGGTTCAATATATTGCTCCTTATGCAGGATGTGCAATGGCTGAACAATGGTTGGATGAAGGAAAAGATGTCTTGATTGTTTATGATGATTTATCTAAACATGCGGTGGCTTATCGTACAGTGTCTTTATTATTAAAAAGACCACCAGGACGTGAAGCTTATCCAGGAGATGTTTTCTATTTACATTCACGTTTGTTAGAAAGAGCTTGTCGTTTAAATGAAGAACATGGTGGAGGTTCAATTACAGCCCTACCTATCATTGAAACACAGGCAGGGGATATATCAGCTTATATTCCAACAAATGTTATTTCGATTACTGATGGACAAATCTTCTTACAACAAGATTTATTTAACTCAGGAATCAGACCAGCGATTGATACTGGTTTATCAGTCAGTCGTGTTGGTTCATCAGCACAAATTAAAGCCATGAAGCAAGTTTCAAGTTCTTTAAAATTAGAACTTGCGCAATATAGTGAAATGCAGGCATTTGCTCAATTTGGTAGTGATTTGGATGCTGCTACAAAAGCGACTTTAGAACATGGGCAAAGAGTACGTGAAGTCTTAAAACAGGCACAATATTCACCACGTAATGTGGCGCAACAAGTCATTACATTATTTGCGTTAAAATATGGTTATACAAAACAAATTGCTGTTGATAAAATCAATGTTTTTATGGATGAACTTTATCAAACTATAGAAAGTCAATATCCTGAAATCATTGAACAAATCCAACAACAAAAATCTATTGATGATGAATTATCTTTAAAGATGAAAGAAGTTATGAAAGCTTTTGTAGAAAACTTTTTAAAAGTGAATAAGGAAGGTTAG
- the upp gene encoding uracil phosphoribosyltransferase has protein sequence MATTILNHPLIDHKLTIMRNKDTGTKEFRQNLDEIAMLMAYEVTKTLPLQNVEIVTPICPMTGKQLVRPIVLVPILRAGLGLVDGFKTVIPTAKVGHIGMSRNEETLQPEEYYAKFPSCLNNADVLVLDPMLATGGSACAAITNIKKRGAKNIKFACLVAAPEGIQVIESEHPDVDLIVGALDEKLNDKGYIVPGLGDAGDRLFGTDQ, from the coding sequence ATGGCAACAACTATTTTAAATCATCCATTAATTGATCATAAATTAACAATTATGAGAAACAAAGATACTGGAACAAAAGAATTTAGACAGAATTTAGATGAAATTGCAATGTTAATGGCTTATGAAGTGACAAAGACATTACCTTTACAAAATGTTGAAATTGTCACACCTATATGCCCTATGACTGGTAAACAATTAGTTAGACCGATTGTTCTTGTGCCGATTTTAAGAGCGGGGCTAGGTTTGGTTGATGGTTTTAAAACAGTTATTCCAACGGCTAAAGTTGGTCATATCGGTATGTCAAGAAATGAAGAAACATTACAGCCAGAAGAATATTATGCGAAATTTCCATCATGTTTAAATAATGCTGATGTATTGGTGTTAGATCCAATGTTAGCGACAGGTGGAAGTGCCTGTGCAGCGATTACAAATATTAAAAAACGCGGTGCAAAAAATATTAAATTCGCATGTCTAGTCGCAGCACCAGAAGGAATTCAAGTGATTGAAAGTGAACATCCTGATGTAGATTTAATTGTTGGGGCATTAGATGAAAAATTAAATGATAAAGGCTATATTGTTCCAGGACTTGGAGATGCTGGAGATCGTTTATTTGGTACAGATCAATAA
- a CDS encoding alpha/beta hydrolase encodes MIKLKKKTLACAALLSGAIVGFVSVTAIDFACRKDTPLNKEKPKVNPQIGKYLPWLKQQHFETWEMTSHDGLKLKAKFLKAERETNKVLIAVHGYRSYNLKEYAYYIKFYHDLGFHILLPDNRAHGESEGKYIGFGWLDRLDCIQWIHQVKDYFDKDLQIVLHGISMGSATVLMASGEELPSDVKCIISDCGFTSVLDEFKHELNQRHIPAPLILPTATLLSKKRVGYSFKEASTIEQVKKSKTPTLFIHGDQDDFVPTYMVYDLYNACNADKDLLIVEGAGHAQSYLVDPKLCEKTIIEFMNQYVK; translated from the coding sequence ATGATCAAATTGAAGAAAAAAACACTTGCTTGTGCAGCTTTATTATCAGGAGCTATTGTTGGTTTTGTAAGTGTGACAGCTATTGATTTTGCTTGTCGTAAGGATACACCTTTAAATAAAGAAAAACCAAAAGTTAATCCTCAAATTGGAAAATATCTTCCTTGGTTAAAACAACAACATTTTGAAACATGGGAAATGACTTCACATGATGGATTAAAATTAAAAGCAAAATTTTTAAAAGCTGAAAGAGAAACAAATAAAGTCTTGATTGCTGTTCATGGTTATCGTTCATATAATTTAAAAGAATATGCTTATTATATTAAATTTTATCATGATTTAGGATTCCATATTTTACTACCAGACAATCGTGCTCATGGTGAAAGTGAAGGAAAATATATAGGATTTGGATGGTTAGATCGTTTAGATTGTATTCAATGGATTCACCAAGTGAAAGATTATTTTGATAAAGATTTACAAATTGTGTTACATGGTATCTCTATGGGAAGTGCTACTGTTTTAATGGCAAGTGGTGAAGAATTGCCTAGTGATGTCAAATGTATTATTTCTGATTGTGGATTTACAAGTGTCCTTGATGAATTTAAACATGAATTAAATCAAAGACATATTCCCGCTCCACTTATTTTACCAACTGCAACACTTTTAAGTAAAAAAAGAGTTGGTTATAGTTTTAAAGAAGCTTCAACGATTGAACAAGTGAAAAAATCTAAAACACCGACATTATTTATTCATGGTGATCAAGATGATTTTGTCCCAACATATATGGTTTATGATCTTTATAATGCTTGCAATGCTGATAAAGATTTATTGATTGTTGAAGGCGCAGGACATGCTCAAAGTTATTTGGTTGATCCAAAACTATGTGAAAAAACAATTATTGAATTTATGAATCAATATGTCAAATAA
- the rpiB gene encoding ribose 5-phosphate isomerase B, translated as MKIAVACDHGGYRLKNVLMEEMKKQGYEVVDFGTYNEESCDYPDYASKAAKAVASGECDKGVVVCGTGIGVSITCNKVNGIRCALVHDVFSAKATRAHNDTNMLAMGQRVIGEGLAIEVLNAWLHTDYEGGRHDLRIEKMMALENE; from the coding sequence ATGAAAATAGCAGTTGCTTGTGATCATGGTGGTTATCGTTTAAAAAATGTTTTAATGGAAGAAATGAAAAAACAGGGATATGAAGTTGTTGATTTTGGAACATACAATGAAGAAAGTTGTGATTATCCTGATTATGCTTCAAAAGCTGCAAAAGCTGTTGCAAGCGGAGAATGTGACAAAGGTGTTGTTGTATGTGGAACTGGAATAGGTGTTTCTATTACATGTAATAAAGTTAATGGTATTCGTTGTGCTTTAGTTCATGATGTATTTAGTGCCAAAGCAACAAGAGCCCATAATGATACAAATATGTTAGCAATGGGACAAAGAGTTATTGGTGAAGGTTTAGCAATTGAAGTTTTAAATGCGTGGTTACATACTGATTATGAAGGTGGTAGACATGATTTAAGAATTGAGAAAATGATGGCATTGGAGAATGAATAA
- a CDS encoding M17 family metallopeptidase — MKQIESLNKHIVIYPIYDNQPVDSWLCDALGYDVNDIIDKDYAKMTQIHTLGKYPFPYIIFVGLGKEEKLTTAKLRDVAMKVSKDLDKPTQLVVDHLDKTISRQTLVRVWMESHIIAQYKERKIGHDEKDIMDMDVMSVHPVQKEIDEAIIYGTGINYARKLADTPSNLMTPEDMVKEAIEMAKQNGLECTILDKAKLEDMKAGGILSVNLGSHIPAYMICFKHNGDKDAPYKAVIGKGITFDSGGYNLKGNSYGMKYDMCGGADVYGIMQILAQSQAKTNVYGIIPVTENLVNGQAYKPQDVITTLSGKTVEIVSTDAEGRLILCDAITYAQQLGAKKLIDLATLTGACVAALGDVYTGVFCNDEEYYQEFDKAMKASDEKGWRLPLDQAYLDKLQSKSADLKNSMGKPGAGASIAANFLESFVEEGTKWIHLDIAGTADQNGTGATGAMIRSVVELMK, encoded by the coding sequence ATGAAACAAATAGAAAGTTTAAATAAACATATTGTCATCTATCCTATCTATGATAATCAGCCTGTTGATTCTTGGCTTTGTGATGCTTTAGGATATGATGTCAATGATATAATTGATAAAGATTATGCAAAAATGACACAGATTCATACATTAGGAAAATATCCTTTCCCTTATATCATCTTTGTAGGACTTGGTAAGGAAGAAAAATTGACAACGGCTAAACTTAGAGATGTCGCTATGAAAGTATCAAAAGATTTAGACAAGCCAACACAGCTTGTAGTAGATCATCTTGATAAGACAATCAGTAGACAAACATTAGTAAGAGTATGGATGGAATCTCATATCATTGCACAATATAAGGAAAGAAAGATTGGTCATGATGAAAAAGATATCATGGATATGGATGTCATGAGTGTGCATCCTGTTCAAAAAGAAATAGATGAAGCCATCATCTATGGAACAGGAATCAACTATGCCAGAAAACTTGCTGATACACCATCTAATCTAATGACACCTGAAGATATGGTCAAAGAAGCTATTGAAATGGCAAAACAAAATGGATTGGAATGTACAATTCTTGATAAAGCGAAGCTTGAAGATATGAAAGCAGGAGGAATTCTTTCTGTCAATCTAGGGAGTCATATTCCTGCCTATATGATCTGTTTCAAACACAACGGAGATAAAGATGCACCATATAAAGCAGTGATTGGTAAAGGAATTACTTTTGATTCGGGAGGATATAACCTTAAAGGAAATAGCTATGGCATGAAATATGACATGTGTGGAGGCGCAGATGTCTATGGAATCATGCAAATTCTCGCTCAAAGTCAAGCAAAGACAAATGTCTATGGAATTATTCCAGTGACAGAAAATCTAGTGAATGGGCAGGCATATAAACCACAAGATGTGATTACAACATTATCAGGAAAGACAGTGGAAATTGTGAGTACGGATGCTGAAGGACGTTTAATATTATGTGATGCAATTACATATGCACAACAATTAGGTGCTAAAAAACTTATTGACTTAGCAACTTTAACAGGAGCATGTGTTGCTGCTTTAGGTGATGTTTATACTGGTGTATTCTGTAATGATGAAGAATACTATCAAGAATTTGATAAAGCTATGAAAGCAAGTGATGAAAAAGGATGGCGTTTACCACTTGATCAAGCTTATTTAGATAAACTTCAATCAAAGAGTGCTGATCTTAAAAACTCAATGGGTAAACCAGGAGCTGGAGCAAGTATTGCAGCAAACTTCTTAGAATCATTTGTTGAAGAAGGAACAAAATGGATTCATTTAGATATTGCTGGAACAGCCGATCAAAATGGAACTGGCGCAACTGGAGCTATGATAAGAAGCGTTGTCGAATTGATGAAATAA
- a CDS encoding DUF5714 domain-containing protein, protein MDEQFEIIKEICFNEKSINPIEIVKKLMKVDNVSIHGPIHHIIDGYAFLTAMHNAKVEFSLSEALDELEKRGKKMPGATCGQWGICGSCSSIGAALAIIHQTTPLSDNQYYKDNLKLTSQALDHIGDIGGPRCCKRNAFLSLKTAIKFVKENYGIILEDSDIHCEFSSLNQQCIHERCPFHQ, encoded by the coding sequence ATGGATGAACAATTTGAAATTATCAAAGAAATCTGTTTCAATGAAAAAAGTATAAATCCTATTGAAATTGTTAAAAAATTAATGAAAGTTGATAATGTTTCTATACATGGCCCTATTCATCATATTATTGATGGCTATGCTTTTTTAACAGCAATGCATAATGCCAAAGTAGAGTTTTCATTATCAGAAGCCTTAGATGAATTAGAAAAAAGAGGAAAGAAAATGCCCGGTGCTACTTGTGGACAATGGGGTATTTGTGGTTCCTGTTCATCAATAGGAGCAGCACTTGCAATTATACATCAAACAACACCTTTATCAGATAATCAATATTATAAAGATAATTTAAAATTAACATCTCAAGCACTTGATCATATTGGTGATATTGGTGGGCCAAGATGTTGTAAAAGAAATGCTTTTCTTTCATTAAAAACAGCTATAAAATTTGTTAAAGAAAACTATGGAATTATTTTAGAAGATAGTGATATACATTGTGAATTTTCATCTTTAAATCAACAATGTATTCATGAAAGGTGTCCATTTCATCAATAA
- a CDS encoding ATP synthase subunit I, whose translation MRIKKIFLVMLLFFCIVGLIFKSLSYPLGIVIGYIICYINFILTIKTSHMILQNGHQVILIILMFMSKLVLMIMGFLMAVIWKDYVHLLSVFFGYLIIPITIQWLNLKKERSEIDADCDSNGIDILFDYYGYACCLFCLCRQKDCFG comes from the coding sequence ATCAGAATCAAAAAAATCTTTTTAGTCATGTTGCTCTTTTTTTGTATAGTAGGTTTAATTTTTAAAAGTTTATCCTATCCTTTAGGTATAGTGATTGGTTATATAATTTGTTATATAAATTTTATACTAACAATTAAGACGAGTCACATGATTTTACAAAATGGACATCAGGTTATTCTTATTATTTTGATGTTTATGTCTAAATTAGTTTTAATGATAATGGGTTTTTTAATGGCTGTGATATGGAAAGATTATGTTCATTTATTGAGTGTTTTCTTTGGCTATTTAATTATACCTATAACGATTCAATGGTTAAATTTAAAAAAAGAAAGGAGTGAAATAGATGCAGATTGTGATTCAAACGGAATTGATATTCTCTTTGATTATTATGGCTATGCTTGCTGTCTTTTTTGTTTATGCAGGCAGAAAGATTGCTTTGGCTGA
- the atpE gene encoding ATP synthase F0 subunit C: MSDFGLVAIAAGIAVCAGLGTGIGEGLAASKAVEAVGRNPEAEGKIRTMMILGIALTETVAIYGLLISIILIFVFPALYL, encoded by the coding sequence ATGTCAGATTTTGGATTAGTTGCGATTGCTGCAGGGATTGCAGTATGTGCAGGTTTAGGTACAGGTATTGGAGAAGGTTTAGCGGCAAGTAAAGCTGTTGAAGCAGTTGGTAGAAACCCTGAGGCTGAAGGAAAAATCAGAACAATGATGATTTTAGGGATTGCCTTAACAGAAACGGTTGCCATCTATGGGTTATTAATTTCAATTATTTTAATCTTTGTATTCCCAGCATTATATTTATAA
- a CDS encoding GntR family transcriptional regulator — MEIILSQTSSKPIYEQIVVQIKAMIMSGELKPQTPLPSMRKLAKDLHVSIITTQRAYDELSKDGFIVVVPAKGAFVATPNQDFIREENLRKIKELMKEACLLAQESGFSKDTLLEIIEDIDKES, encoded by the coding sequence ATGGAAATTATACTTAGTCAAACAAGTTCTAAGCCTATTTATGAACAAATTGTTGTACAAATCAAAGCCATGATTATGAGTGGGGAACTGAAACCTCAAACACCTTTACCATCTATGCGCAAGTTGGCAAAGGATTTACATGTCAGTATTATTACAACGCAAAGGGCTTATGATGAACTTTCAAAAGATGGATTTATTGTGGTTGTTCCAGCAAAAGGGGCTTTTGTGGCAACACCCAATCAAGATTTTATACGTGAAGAAAACTTAAGGAAAATCAAAGAACTTATGAAAGAAGCTTGTTTATTGGCACAGGAAAGTGGTTTTTCTAAAGATACATTACTAGAAATTATTGAAGATATTGACAAGGAGAGCTAA
- the atpF gene encoding F0F1 ATP synthase subunit B: protein MSIDVAGKLFPNLATIVIQLLSTGVLLIIFRKFFWGPVQAYFKKRADFIESQIQDAKTSQEKAKQLMLESEEQARQSAKEYHDIIERAKDDALKVRDEMVTKAKEEAARKLEQAERQIEVEKQQAREEMKKEMVDIAIEAATKVMSKEMNTKENQQMVEDFVDQVVH, encoded by the coding sequence ATGAGTATTGATGTTGCAGGAAAATTGTTTCCTAATCTTGCGACGATAGTGATTCAGTTATTATCAACAGGAGTATTATTAATTATTTTTAGAAAGTTCTTCTGGGGGCCAGTTCAAGCTTATTTTAAAAAACGTGCAGATTTTATTGAATCACAGATTCAAGATGCAAAAACATCTCAAGAAAAAGCAAAACAGCTGATGTTAGAAAGTGAAGAACAGGCACGTCAGTCAGCTAAAGAGTATCATGATATTATTGAAAGAGCGAAAGATGATGCTTTAAAAGTGCGTGATGAGATGGTTACTAAGGCAAAAGAAGAAGCAGCGCGTAAACTTGAACAGGCAGAAAGACAAATTGAAGTTGAAAAACAACAGGCTAGAGAAGAAATGAAGAAAGAAATGGTGGATATTGCCATTGAAGCAGCAACAAAAGTTATGAGTAAAGAAATGAATACGAAAGAAAATCAACAAATGGTTGAAGATTTTGTTGATCAGGTTGTGCATTAA
- a CDS encoding ABC transporter ATP-binding protein, with the protein MDFAIEVKHLTKKYKDFSLDDISLGIPKGSIVGIVGENGAGKSTFINALLGIIESQYEGLTYFGMNFTENEKLIKEDLAVIFDTTHYDLELSPRWIERILSHTFQNWNHELYLDYLQKFELAYDKKLKYFSRGMKMKLEFAIAFSHDAKILILDEATSGLDPIIRDEILDFIRDFTMDENHTVIMSSHITSDLDKIADYIVYIHKGKCVFMQTYDEIKENFGIIHGTQKLLETLSQDDIVCYIQEPYSLLILIKNRQQIQSIFQDLEITRPTIEEMMLFYAKGVKKTC; encoded by the coding sequence ATGGATTTTGCGATTGAAGTGAAACATCTCACAAAGAAATATAAAGACTTTTCATTAGATGATATATCATTAGGGATTCCAAAAGGAAGTATTGTTGGAATTGTTGGTGAAAATGGTGCGGGTAAATCAACCTTTATCAATGCATTATTAGGTATTATTGAATCACAATATGAAGGTTTAACCTATTTTGGTATGAATTTTACGGAAAATGAAAAACTGATTAAAGAAGATTTAGCAGTTATTTTTGATACGACACACTATGATTTAGAATTATCACCTCGTTGGATAGAACGTATTTTGAGTCATACTTTTCAAAATTGGAATCATGAACTCTATCTTGATTATTTACAAAAATTTGAATTGGCTTATGATAAAAAACTAAAGTACTTTTCAAGAGGTATGAAAATGAAACTTGAATTTGCGATTGCATTCAGTCATGATGCTAAAATTTTAATTCTTGATGAAGCAACAAGTGGTTTAGATCCGATTATTCGTGATGAAATATTAGATTTCATTCGTGATTTTACAATGGATGAAAATCATACTGTCATTATGTCTTCACATATTACCAGTGATTTAGATAAAATAGCAGATTATATTGTTTATATTCATAAAGGAAAATGTGTGTTTATGCAAACTTATGATGAGATAAAAGAAAATTTTGGTATTATTCATGGAACACAAAAATTATTGGAAACATTATCTCAAGATGATATTGTATGCTATATTCAAGAACCATATAGTTTATTAATTCTGATTAAAAATAGGCAACAGATTCAATCAATTTTTCAAGATTTAGAAATCACAAGACCAACTATAGAAGAAATGATGTTGTTTTATGCTAAAGGAGTGAAAAAGACATGCTAG
- a CDS encoding ABC-2 transporter permease has product MLGIMIKDFYETFCIKKNLIGMVTSVLFLFAFTLFMHNLYSLFLMVYMCLPMIGVSILQYSMEQDEISHYDKMLLTFPVTRKQIVQSKFLSILLFTLFVQLCIALPIVLVFATVFHVITFKTVILIWFIGFLLSFIMNAITSVGFFWLGNKKGTIVYMIFLVVIAIAYICTQLFYGVDIFLSLKLNQIVWIGCFLAVIFNIISYYVCLIIYQRKHS; this is encoded by the coding sequence ATGCTAGGAATCATGATTAAAGATTTTTATGAAACTTTCTGTATCAAAAAGAATTTAATAGGAATGGTTACATCTGTATTATTTTTATTTGCTTTTACACTGTTCATGCATAATCTCTATTCTTTATTTTTAATGGTTTATATGTGTTTACCAATGATAGGTGTTTCAATTTTACAATACTCTATGGAACAAGATGAGATTTCTCATTATGATAAAATGCTATTGACTTTTCCAGTGACAAGAAAACAAATTGTACAATCAAAGTTTTTATCTATACTATTATTTACTCTTTTTGTACAGTTATGTATAGCGTTACCAATTGTTCTTGTTTTTGCGACAGTTTTCCATGTTATAACTTTTAAAACAGTTATATTAATATGGTTTATTGGTTTTCTTTTATCATTTATTATGAATGCTATTACAAGTGTTGGATTCTTTTGGTTAGGAAATAAAAAAGGAACAATTGTTTATATGATTTTCCTTGTTGTTATAGCTATTGCTTATATTTGTACACAATTATTCTATGGGGTAGATATTTTCTTAAGTTTAAAATTAAATCAAATTGTATGGATCGGATGTTTTCTGGCTGTTATCTTCAATATCATCAGTTATTATGTTTGTTTAATCATATATCAAAGAAAACATTCATAA
- a CDS encoding L-threonylcarbamoyladenylate synthase → MTKIVTKQDIKQICDVIEKGGIVAFPTETVYGLGIRFQDEKALDDLMEAKQRDYSKAITLMVADQKDIHQYAYVNEKAQKIINQFMPGMITLIFQKKPSVDDVMTHGKDTIGIRIPDSEFVLSLLRKVGPMLVTSANLSHHQNTTSTKEVLEQLEGRIDMVVEGKTSDNIASTVVDVSQDEIKILRAGKITKEQIEEAIK, encoded by the coding sequence ATGACAAAAATAGTAACTAAGCAAGATATAAAACAGATTTGTGATGTCATTGAAAAAGGTGGTATTGTAGCTTTTCCAACTGAAACAGTTTATGGTTTAGGAATCCGTTTCCAAGATGAAAAAGCTTTAGATGATTTAATGGAAGCTAAACAAAGGGATTATTCTAAAGCCATTACATTAATGGTCGCTGATCAGAAAGATATTCATCAATATGCTTATGTCAATGAAAAAGCACAAAAGATTATTAACCAATTTATGCCAGGAATGATTACTTTAATCTTTCAAAAGAAGCCATCAGTCGATGATGTGATGACACATGGAAAAGATACAATAGGTATTCGTATTCCTGATAGTGAATTTGTTTTATCTTTATTAAGGAAGGTAGGACCTATGTTAGTGACGAGTGCGAATTTATCTCATCATCAAAATACAACATCAACAAAAGAAGTTTTAGAACAGCTTGAAGGACGTATTGATATGGTCGTTGAAGGGAAAACATCGGATAATATCGCAAGTACAGTTGTTGATGTGAGTCAAGATGAAATCAAAATATTAAGAGCAGGAAAAATAACAAAAGAACAGATAGAGGAGGCAATCAAATGA